The Musa acuminata AAA Group cultivar baxijiao chromosome BXJ3-6, Cavendish_Baxijiao_AAA, whole genome shotgun sequence region ATAGTTATCGTTGTAATTTTTACCTACAGCATTGTTCATGTTTACCTTTGTCCCTCTATCACGGCTCTATCGTTCGTTTGTTGGATATGGAAAGACTCGATAACTGCGCAGCAAATTGGTTCTGGGTTCAATGGATTATGCATCAGATCCTTTGCACTGGATTGGATAACCATGTCATCCTACGTGAGCAGTCCATTGGTACTACCTGCATTTGTGGTAGTCAACACGATGGTTGGATTCATTCTCATTCTTTATGTTCTACTACTATTATTTTATTGGAATAATGTTTACAATGCCAAACGCTTTCCTATTTTTTCAACAAGTATTTTTGATGTCCATGGGCAATTTTACAATGTGTCGCGGGTTTTAAATGAGAAGTCACTCACATTCAACGAAGAAGCAAACAACAATTATTCGAAATTATACTTTAGTGCTTCCCTTATGCTTAGTTATGGTTTTACCTTGGCTAGTTTGACGTCAAGCATCTCTCATGTTGCTCTCTTCTATGGGAGGTAGGAACTGTAACTTTTTATCTTGTAAATAAATATTCATTGTAATGTTTGTTTTTGGTACAATTAGTGTGCTCttgtttttatgattgaaataattacCTTAGTCCTGCATGTTATAATCTTGTTGTCAATGAATGCATATGTAAGATATCTTTCTCGTGTCAAAGTCaaccaaaaataattttgatgagatAGGTCAAATTAGCAAAATATTCGATATATCTGATTTATGCAAAGCCAATAAAAGAAGATTAGATTGGCTCCGGAATACAGTGGCATAACACATGAAATCGGCTAAATTATAAATTCTGAGAAATCTTTTTTATGAAAGAGAGATGCTCGACGTAAAATACCTCGGGAGAAACCAAATACCCccttgggaaccaaagagaaataATTATATAGATGTAAGAACATAAAAAGCCATATCAAAATCAATGAAAACATAGATTTTGAGAAATCATGAATGAAAAAACCGATTGTTGAAAATTGTTCGATTACTTGACACATAAATctctaatgagagagagagacatgcAGTGGCGTCTCTTATTCACTCTCCCTCATCACTATCACTAATTCCGTCCGAAATAATGACTTATTAAGCtgcttcaaatatatatatatatatatatatatataatcatgataTTAATGGATTGATCCTTTTCGGGTGCCAACCCTTTTCTAGAAGTACATCGCTACCTGACCTTGAACACGACTTAGCGATGAGAGAGATGTTTCGAGCGCATCACGATGCAACAATAACAAGATACGAGTCGAGTATATATATTGGTTCCACCACGTCTCCATCCGATACCTATAGTTGGTCCATCACAAGATAAATGAGATAAATGTGAATAATCTTGAGCATCAAACAGTTGATTTCATATCGAACGGTGATGAGATCATCGTAACCTGATTGTTGGTCAATACATCATCTTGAATTTAACCGTCCGACCCTTCATCAAACGAATCCACGAAAACAATCGTCTGTCACGGCGAAGGCACCTACCAGGGCACATCATCTTCTTATCGGTGGAAAGATGTGGGACTCGGAGGTACCACCATTGGGAGTCAGATCGAAATGGGCCAGTTCAACCATGGTCGTACACCCGAAGCTACATGGTTCGCATCTACCTACATCTCGCTGTCATCATCACCCAGGCGATGTGCACCCACCATCACCATCATTAATTGGGTGGTGCGCGACACATCCGTCCCATAACGATGATGATGCGCCATTACCCGCTACTTACTTTGTGGCGAAGCTCGCATCTAGATTACATAATATGTGGCGCTATTCGTGTCATGCTGCCCTGCTCCTTCTCTTCATCCCTGATTAACGTATGCCTATGAACGTATAAATGTACATACACGTCACATCCTTCGAGTATGCTATTATGGACATGGGAACGGAATAGCTATGGCATTTCCATTATGTACATTGGAAGTAAGCAGAGGGACCGCGCAGCAATGGTTGCCATTTCCATTTGGAAATTCAACCCCTCTTCCTGTGCTTCTCTTACAGCTATGTATATGcacactgctctctctctctctctctctctctacctgtgCTTCTCTTACAGCTATGCATATaaaaagagggagggagagagtaaCCGCACCTCCACACCTCGTCCCAACTACTGACTGAACCCCATACCTTACCCTTCCCATCTCTTTTCTCTCAACCCACCATTGATGCCCTTCAATTCATGCCAACCACTCTCTTCTGAAGAAAGAGAGAAGTTCCACTGCCATCACTTACTTCCCCTACTTGGGAAGGACACAAGCTGCAGCGGCGtgtttattgttaggatcggagcggcactaagaggggggggtgaattagtgcagcggattaaaacttcggttttggacaaaatctttcgtacgttaagaacgaaacttgagaaatttaacttgaaggcgtattcttaaagttgcgcagcaagaataatgaggaactaaagcagtaagaagatttgcagtaatgtaaatgacaataataaaaagcaaaccagagattacgccgatttttagagtggttcggtcaaatgacctactccacttgcgaggcccctcttcgatgaggctcccaccttccactagcaagtcttttgaaatggaagggtaaacacccctcttacaaccttttacaagcagctcaacctcttacaaattttcaataagaaaggaggaggagaactctctagcaaattgaaaacaagacttgctaagactttctaagacttttctctcaatcaaaaatgcttctaaaaagttgtaacctcagctgagatttgaggggtatttataggcctcaagaggattcaaattttgggctccaaaatttgaattttcttagggttcctggtgctggaggtgccaccgcccagcgctcgggtgctggacgatgcaaccgcccagccaaggaggtgtcaccgcccagctctcgggtgctgggcggtgccaccgcctatagtgttttcagcccgactacagtgttttcagccactagttgggcttcaatcttggctctctagttcgctggtttagcttaatttttagcctaaaccaactctgactttgggcccagttggcccctaaccaggatataggattatctcttaatcctaatcctaattacaagtgaactacataacaaaatcacatcctaagcaagctttcaaccgcgaacgtcgagtcttgtttcggcgagctttccgacgaacttcttccgacggactcccatcaagctcccgatcttgtgatgactttaacgagtagccgagccttcttggtgatctccgtgaacctccgacgatctcttcggcgaacttccgataggttcccgatttcttctcggttggttccggcagcatctccgacgattcttcggactcttaaacgtccatcgatcttgactccggtattcttgctttgtgttttctggttatcgtagttaatcctgcacacttaactcaataatatggattagatcaattaacccatcaattgatttcatcatcaaaatcggagaTTCAACATTTATTACCCTCACCCTCGAAGCACCACACCGCCCCCATCTATGCGAAGGTGGACCTCCGCAGCTCCCCCAGTTGCCGGTTCTGTCTATAAAATGGTTCTCATGGTAAACACCGAGTGCGAGTTATCGACTGTGTGATGGCTAAGtgtttgatattatttatttttatactaattATGGTGCTTATTTTTATAATGACAGTTTATGGAAGAATGACTAGAGAAGAAGAGTGTTGTCTGCGTCATCTTAGTTCCTGCCTAGACTAATAGTACTatgtagtttattattgtaatcctgctcatatttttatttatctatctTTATTTAGTGGATGTGTGATTAAGTATTAGGAATGTGCTTTAATTTTGTAAGTGGATACTATGAATGGAATGAAATGAGGAGGTTAAATCTGTGTTATGGTAAAACTTTTCTTTCTCAGTTATTTCTTTAtgcacaatatatatattttttgtttttttattttttgttttttttgcttctttctttgGTTTTTCAGGTTTGATTCGATCACCTGGGCGGGCACAATGCCAGCCATCGGAAGCCTAGCAGCGGCGTCGAGGAAGCCTCGGCCTCGGGGCTCTTCCACGGCAAGCGCAAGCGCCACTGCGGCGGCCTCCGACGGCGGCAGGGTGCACCGGTGTTCGGTGTGCCTGAAGACGTTTCCGTTGGGGCAAGCGCTGGGGGGCACAAGAGGTACCACAACGACGGGAGCGTCGGCAGCGGCAGTACCTCGGCGACGATGACGTCGTCGGAGGCGACGAGCTTGAGGCATAGGGCGTTCTATGAATCATAGAAGTTCACCAAAATTCTTTGCAATTTTCAGACAGATACACCTTTTTTTTATGCTTGTCAGACAACGAAAGTTACTGAAGGATTAAGGAACAAGAGATGAAATATAATTGAATGTTATTGGAGGAATGTAAATTTATAAGAGAAACAGAATCTAATGATTTTTTGAATTGAGTGAAACTGAGGTTACATTTTTTATAATAGGACTCAAAAATAGTCCAATGctatttaaaaatattgtaattcaagtatccaattttttaattaaaacttaGAAAGAAAATTTCTAATAATTTACAAGTGATTTTTGGCCTAAGTGATTGTAAATTCTTTTCAAATTAGTCGAAAAGGACTAAAATCAGTGAAAATATCGATTTTGAAAGTTTAAaatatctattttaaaatttgaaatagAAAAAGTGATTGTTCAAGCCTTTATAAAATGTTTTTAAGGTTTTATTAAATCCTGGATCGTTTTGAAATAGTTGACTGAATTggcatttttttttaatgaagaaaTATTGTTTGTAAATGAGAACCAAAAACAATGTAACTCAACTCCTTTGGAAAACATACGACGATAATATTCACTAGTTTTTGGCCTAAAGTAATTGTAAATTCACTTTAAatatcaaatttaaaaaaaaggtACAAATTGAGCTTTTCaaagatttaaaaaattaataaccatatgttttaaaaaattattacattaaACAATGTATAAGACACTCAAACATGTAGTCGAACCTTACATCAATTAATATTGCAACAATGCATTAACCATTAGGTTGTCTCAACAATGACATaaaaattcttattttaaaatattaaaaataaaaaatgatcattTGGGTCTTATATATTATTTCCAAGTTTTTTTCGAAATTTTGGATATTTCTAAAATAGTTAGACCTAAATTACACTATTTTTGAATAAAAACCTAAAAATTTGAAAACAGTGTAACTTtgtctcaaaaaaaaaatatttcaaaacttTAGAAAACGTTCTTTAATAACATATAAGTGATTTTCGTACAAAATAGTTGTAAATTCATGTTATATTGGTCCAAATTGAAAAAATGACTCTTGGCCCTTTTAAAAGCTTAAAAATATGTGAAATACTTATTTGATGATTTAGGCCTTTGTAAATAGTTTTTTATGTTcttaaaaattagaaaataaaaaagagttaGACCTGACTTTTACTCTTTTTGAACAAGGTTATCCTATATTTAAATAGGACTAAAATACTCTGTTGAGGTCTATCCTATAGAAGTACTCAAATTGGATCAAATAAAAGTACAATGAACTTTATTTGAAATCGGACTTTAATGAACTGCTTTAACGGTTAAAATAAATATTCATACCTATTTTAAAGGCTTTTTGGATGGGGTTAAATTGTTTTCTAGTCTTCGTAGTCTTTTTGAATGACATTAAATGTTTTTTTTAAAATAGGATTAAAAAAAATGCAACCCTAGATTTAAAAAATGTAACTCGAGtctccaaaattttatttttattattttataaaaactttttcaataaaatttaagTGAATTTATACCCGACATAGTTTAAATTTacttcaaattttataaaaataaaaaaaaatgatataaattcaaCCATTTAAGGGTTGAAATCAGTGAAAATGCCTATTTGAATGACttagaaataggaaaaaaatacATATAGGCCTTTGTAAGTCATTTAAAAGGAATtctaaaatttcataaaatatagaAATAGTGAGATCTGAGTTATAAAATTTTTGAATTGAGTCGCACTATTTTTGAACTCAATAATAAAAACAATGCAATCATATTCAAAAATCGTGTAAATCAAATCTCAAAAATAATATAAGCAAGGACTTCAAAATTATTTTCTCAAAACATTAATCTCATGATATTCATTTTTTGTGACCCAAAGTGGTTATTAATTCACGTTAAATTGGACAAAATTTTAAAATGAGATAAATTCAATATTTTAAGGCTAAAAATCGTGGAAACATCCATTTTAAAAGCTTAAGAACCAAAAGTGGCCATTTAGACCTTCCTACATTATTTCCATAGTTTCCTAaaacttcaaaaaaaataaaagaaaactagcacctaagttatgttcttttttaatgggattatactattttttaataAAGTTAAAAATTGTGTAATTTTGTCCAAAAAGAGGTCATTTGGGCCTTTGTATATCATTTCTAAGGATTTCTgagattttaataattttttttaaaatgtgatatctgagttatatttatttaaagtgAGATTACACCATTTTTTTAATAGGACTAAAAAATAATGTGACCTTGTTCATTTTAAAACAACATAAGATAGGTCTCCAAAAAATTTTCTCTCAACTTCGAAAAATCTTCTCTAACAatatttatatgttttttttGCTCAAAGTGGTTATAAATTCATGTTGAATTAGccaaaattaaataaatacaCAAATTAAACCTTTTAAGGATCGAAATCAGTGAAAATACCAATGTTAAAGACTTATCTTAATTACACTTTATTTATTAGGATTATACTATTTTAGAATAGGTTTCCAAAAACAATATACCTTGTTTGAAAACTATGTAACTAAAAAAACATTCTCTAATAATATACAAGTGGTTTTGGGGTAAAGTGGTTGAAAATTCATCATAAATTGgccaaatttataaaattaacacagattcatcattttaagggtaaaaaatagaaaaaatcattTAAGTCTGTGTAAGTCATTGCCAAAGTATCTTGGAAATTTGATAGTTTTTGAGAAAAGTGGATCATGagttattcttttttaataagaTTATACTGTTTTTAATATGACTCCAGAAATAATATAACTCTTAGtctcgaaaataattttttaatagaacttcagaaaaataatatttaactgGTTTTTTAGATCAAGGTGGTTGTAAATTCACCTTAAACTAGGTTAATTTAGATAATGACAAATTCAATCTTTTAAGGGCTTTAATAAGTGAAAATACCTATTTTAAAGACTAAAATTAGAAACATAGGTATTtgtgcttataatttttttaaatttcctaaaaaaaatttaatggggTTAAATTTTCTTTAATAGGAACCTAAAGATAGTATAATCTCATTCAAAAATAGTATGATCCAGGTTTTAAAAGGATAAAAATTCAGAAAACCTTTTAAGataatattcaagtgattttttgGCCGAAGTAGTTGTAAATTTaacttaaatttgataaaattagaTAAACAAAACAAATTCAAAATTTAAAGGAATCAAATTATGAAAACACCTATTTTGATACCTTAAGAAAATGATGATCATTTAGAACTATGTTAGTCATTTCAAAGTTATtctaaatatttgataatttttagaaAAAGTGAAACCtaagtttccttttttttttcaaacttcaAAAACCCTTCTCTCATGATATTTAATAAGTTTTTGTTCCAAAACAATTATAAATTCACTGAGTAAGAAAATTTGCTTAAGCGTAATCATCAACTTGTTCCTCAAGAGAGGTGGGCAAAGCTGATACGAAATTTGAATGGAAATTAAAGGCTGAAAATGTACTATAAAATTTAAGTCCCAAAGAAAGACATGGGCATTCTAATGAATGTAGATAAACGATGAAGTTGTCTTGATAAAAACTATTAgaggtagaagaaactatgatctATGCCATGAATAAATTCTATAAAGGTGAAAATTTGGGTTTGTAAGGATACATACCATTCAATTATACGAGTGTTGGTCCAGCAGGCTGAAATCCACAACAAAAGCGGtatattatgcaaaaaaaaaaaaaagaaacacttgcatacttcaaaatattaaattaaattaaagttAATAATATCACCTGGTGTGGCTTGGTATGAGCGGTATTTACCAATTTCATAACCTACTAGTACTTGGACCAGAGTAAACCGGATGGTATGTGTGGTACATGGCTTGTACCACCCAATATAGCTGGCATAGGATGACActaaccttttttctttttttttcttcagatCTTTTTTTGAAACTCGATATGTCTCGGTCCAGTAACCAAAATTAAAACAAAACCTTTTGATTTGAAGTATCTAAACTTCTAAAACAATTGTTTCTTAAAGCCATCTTTTGCTATTTGTATGAAACATCAAATGAAACATGAATGGTAGAAAAACAAAGTCCAAAAGGAAAACATGAAAAGTGACTTTGTAAAGATCAAATGTCAAGAAAtgacccaaaaagaaagttaaatcaGTGAAGTAGTATTTGATAGTTTCCGTTGTCTCTAGAAGTTTCAAGTTTGCCCACCACTGACCATGATGACTAAAAAGAACATGTTGAGGCATAAACAAATGAGGTGCTATTACACTTAACAGGAAATGTATGAGCTTACTTGTGTTAACTTCATCACCCCCCCCCAAATGGACAAACCTGAACTTGAAAACCTTAGtgaaatctgaaacattaatCAGGAATTAGTCATTCATCTAACAACCATCATGAAAGATAATCTAACTTGCTTTTCTAaactaaaaataacatgaacTTTGAGAATAAATTCTTAGAAAAGAAGTCACATCAAAAGTATCAATTCACTGTATTGTATTCATCCAATATTATCAATTGCAGATATGATCAAACTCTGCTGTTAATCTTGTAGAAAGTTCTGGCTTTATTTGTCAGGTGCCTCTGGGAACCTGATTATTATGTGTGGCTAGTCTTGTTAACATCTAAATCACTGAAACCGTATTGTATTAGATGCAAacagcaagaagaagaaaatttacCAGAAAGAATTCCTTCAATTACTTTGAATGTGAACTCTTTACTGACATCAAGTGGTTCTTGGCATTCAGCTGAGGGCCACAAATCAGGATAGCCCACACCCCTACAAAAGATAATTTATAGAGTTTTATCTGGGTTGTGTAATCACTCCCAACCCAATTCACagagaaaaatcaaataaattgaaaaaGAATATTGCATTGCAGAAAAGAAGACATCTTTGGAGATGCAGGCTATGATCACCAAGAGCAGTATGAGTTACTATAATAACAACATGATTTCTTTTAGTTAAAAATTCAAGAATTTTTAAATCCATACTACAAAATAAGAGCTAAAAGGCCTTTGGACTTTATCTACCATGAGAGAGCATGGCCGGGCACATCAATCTCAGCCAACACGTTTACTCCCCTTCTTTCTGCATACCTGAAAATATTCTTGTTTAGAAGTACAAAAAGATTCAGTCATGAAGAAACTAAGAAGCACCATAAAACTCATACTGATATATAAATTACAGGTATACACATATGAACCATTTAAAAACATACACAAGTGCAGATGATAATTTATGCATGTGAGGCATCATACAGGAGCTTTTGTCCCCAATTCTTGTCACCAGAATGTATATTCTTAGGGGTTTGTTCAATGTTCATCAGAGCAGAGGGTCATATGTGCCACTAATATATGTGCATGACCACAGAGAAGAAGTAGGCCTGCTTAGCATGTAATTAAAACTTAAGTATATTTTAAGAAGTCTGATCATATGTGCCACTGATAAATGTGCATGAGGGGATGATGCAGAGACACTGACAACAGTAGTGTGATGGAGATTATATGGGTCATACAttgcaagaaaaaatatttcaactGATGAAAGGAAACTAGAcatcacataagaaaaaataattactttcttcttAGTTCAGATGTCTGTTACACTCAAATATATCTGTATGCAAACTTTTTGTCCTAAAAAGTCATATGCCTGTAATGATCTAGGTATAACCCT contains the following coding sequences:
- the LOC135640434 gene encoding beta-hexosaminidase 1-like isoform X1 — protein: MASGDYTSSRGAGGQGGGGKGWRGRAARWISNPSPWRYHHIQDCGLVHTPTLSEILRLMLLKSHKRRGVNVLAEIDVPGHALSWGVGYPDLWPSAECQEPLDVSKEFTFKVIEGILSDFTKVFKFRFVHLGGGDEVNTTCWTNTRIIEWYVSLQTQIFTFIEFIHGIDHSFFYL
- the LOC135640434 gene encoding beta-hexosaminidase 1-like isoform X3, with the translated sequence MASGDYTSSRGAGGQGGGGKGWRGRAARWISNPSPWRYHHIQDCGLVHTPTLSEILRLMLLKSHKRRGVNVLAEIDVPGHALSWGVGYPDLWPSAECQEPLDVSKEFTFKVIEGILSDFTKVFKFRFVHLGGGDEVNTTCWTNTRIIECFSDMGLPAYSRSC
- the LOC135640434 gene encoding beta-hexosaminidase 3-like isoform X5: MASGDYTSSRGAGGQGGGGKGWRGRAARWISNPSPWRYHHIQDCGLVHTPTLSEILRLMLLKSHKRRGVNVLAEIDVPGHALSWGVGYPDLWPSAECQEPLDVSKEFTFKVIEGILSDFTKVFKFRFVHLGGGDEVNTTCWTNTRIIECFAIGEFY
- the LOC135640434 gene encoding beta-hexosaminidase 3-like isoform X7; protein product: MASGDYTSSRGAGGQGGGGKGWRGRAARWISNPSPWRYHHIQDCGLVHTPTLSEILRLMLLKSHKRRGVNVLAEIDVPGHALSWGVGYPDLWPSAECQEPLDVSKEFTFKVIEGILSDFTKVFKFRFVHLGGGDEVNTTCWTNTRIIE
- the LOC135640434 gene encoding beta-hexosaminidase 3-like isoform X8, which produces MASGDYTSSRGAGGQGGGGKGWRGRAARWISNPSPWRYHHIQDCGLVHTPTLSEILRLMLLKSHKRRGVNVLAEIDVPGHALSWGVGYPDLWPSAECQEPLDVSKEFTFKVIEGILSDFTKVFKFRFVHLGGGDEVNTNSR